The following are encoded together in the Micromonospora lupini genome:
- a CDS encoding IclR family transcriptional regulator, protein MAAAGRKAAGQAVTAPDPGRRADVVGGRAGETAQTLDRGLRLLHLVADAPAGLTVTEVATRLGIGRAAVYRLVGPLTGHGMLRRDSDGRLRLGVGVLHLARRAQPLLAEGAMPALRRLAEQAGATAHLTVVEGGEGVALAVVEPSWTSFHVAYRTGARHPLDRGAAGRAILAGRGGAAEPVSSSGELQSGAYGVAAPVLGVPGLEASVGVVALAPLDVDLVGPQVRAAATAVTAALR, encoded by the coding sequence ATGGCCGCCGCCGGGCGGAAGGCCGCCGGGCAGGCCGTCACTGCACCTGATCCCGGCAGGCGGGCCGACGTGGTGGGCGGGCGGGCTGGGGAGACGGCGCAGACGCTGGATCGGGGGCTGCGGCTGCTGCACCTGGTCGCCGACGCGCCGGCCGGGTTGACCGTCACCGAGGTGGCGACGCGGCTCGGCATCGGGCGGGCGGCCGTCTACCGGCTGGTCGGCCCGTTGACCGGGCACGGCATGCTGCGCCGCGACAGCGACGGCCGACTCCGCCTCGGCGTCGGGGTGCTGCACCTGGCCCGACGCGCCCAGCCGCTGCTGGCCGAGGGGGCGATGCCCGCGCTACGCCGGCTCGCCGAGCAGGCCGGCGCCACCGCACACCTGACCGTGGTGGAGGGCGGCGAGGGTGTCGCCCTGGCCGTCGTCGAGCCGAGCTGGACGTCGTTCCATGTCGCGTACCGGACGGGTGCGCGACACCCCCTGGATCGAGGCGCCGCAGGACGGGCCATCCTGGCCGGCCGGGGCGGCGCGGCAGAACCGGTGAGCAGCAGCGGGGAGTTGCAGTCCGGCGCGTACGGGGTGGCCGCTCCGGTGCTCGGCGTGCCGGGTCTGGAGGCCAGCGTCGGCGTCGTCGCGCTCGCCCCGCTGGACGTCGACCTGGTCGGCCCCCAGGTTCGCGCTGCCGCCACAGCCGTCACCGCCGCCCTCCGCTGA